Within Limisalsivibrio acetivorans, the genomic segment ATGATGCAAGAGTAATCGATGCAGATACCTGCACAGATTGCGGAGCATGCGTGGACGTATGTCCCGTTGACGCTATAGAGGGACCCTAAGCGGTACTTTCGAACGACGGATTTAACTGCCCCGTTCTTATGTTCGGGGCTTTTTTTGAACCAAAAATACTACACTGGAAGTAGGATATGGGACTAATAAAAACCATTAAAGAAGAACTAGATACGATATTTCAGAGGGACCCTGCGGCGAGGAGTATTCCGGAGGTAATTTTCTGTTATCCGGGCTTTCATGCAATACTTTTCTACCGTCTCGGCCACTGGTTCTGGGTAAGAAAGCTATACTTCCTGGGACGTTTTACCTCCCACCTCGGTAGATTCTTCACCGGCATTGAGATTCATCCCGGAGCAACCATCGGCAAGCGCTTTTTCATCGACCACGGCATGGGTGTTGTGGTTGGCGAAACAGCGGAGGTCGGTGACGATGTAACCCTATATCAGGGCGTCACCCTTGGCGGAGTAAGCCTCAAGAAGGAGAAGCGCCACCCCACCATCGGAGACAACGTTACCGTGGGTGCCGGCTCAAAGGTCCTCGGACCCTTCACCGTGGGCGAAAATGCCAAGATCGGCTCCAACTCCGTTGTGGTAAAAGAGGTTCCCCCGAACACAACAGTGGTGGGAATCCCCGGAAGAGCTGTGGGGCAGAAGAAGGACGCCGTACAGGAGGCCCTCGATCACGACAACCTCCCAGATCCTGTAGCAAAGGCGATATCATGCGTTGTGGACAGGGTTGTGGAGCTTGAAAAAGAGATCAATGTATTGAGAGACAGGCTGAAAGACTATGAAGATAACGACTAAAAGCAGGTATGCAATCCGTGCCATATACTCATTGGTAATGCTCGGAGGGGACACTGAGCCGGTTGCACTGACACAGATAGCCGAGCATGAAACCATATCCAGAAAATACCTTGAGCAGATCTTTATCCAACTCAAGAAAGGAAATATCGTTACAGGCTCAAGAGGCGCAGGCGGAGGCTACGTTCTCGCCCAGGATGCTAAGGATATCACATGCAAGGATATCGTCATCGCCATGGACGGCCCTATAAACCCCGTAGACTGTACGGACAGCGAAAACTGCGACAAATATTCAACATGCGCTATTAACTGGTTCTGGATGGGACTGAAAAAAAATGTTGATAATTACCTCGAAAGTATTACGATAGACGACCTTAAGAAACAATCTGTCGGAGGAAATTATGGCGATTTACCTAGACTATAGCGCAACCACACCCACTGACAGGCGTGTATTTGACGCTATGGCTCCCTACTTCTGCGAAAAGTTCGCCAACCCTTCAAGCATACATGAGATGGGTCGGGCGATACGCGAGGATGTGGAAAAAGCAAGGAAGACCGTGGCAGACTTCATAAACTGCGAAGCACATGAGATAGTCTTCACTGCAAGCGGAACCGCTTCGGACAACCTCGCTATCAAAGGTATGGCCGAAGCGAAGAAGGGAGAGGGGAAGCATATTATAACCTCCTCCATCGAACACAAGGCTGTCCTTGAAACTGCCAAAAACCTCGAAAAGTCAGGCTTCGAAGTGACACTCCTCCCCGTAAACAGAGAGGGTGTTGTCTCCGTTGAGGATTTCAAGAATGCCCTGCGTGAGGACACCATCCTCGTATCTGTCATGATGGTGAACAACGAGGTGGGAACCATACAGCCCGTTCAGGAGATTGCGGAAATATGCCGTGAAAAAGGGATCATCATGCACACCGATGCCGTGCAGGCACTCGGTAAGCTCCCCATCGACGTGGGCGAGCTCGGTGTTCACATGCTCACTTTTTCAGGCCATAAATTCAACGCTCCCAAAGGTATAGGCGTTCTTTACATCGAAGAGAACCTTAAGGATGAGATAATCCCCATCGTTTGCGGTGGCTCCCAGGAATACGGACTACGTGCTGGAACTGAGAACGTTCCCAACATCGTGGGAATAGCAAAAGCGTGCGAGATTCTCAAAAGCGAGATGAAGGAAGAGGTCGAAAGGGTTCAAAAACTCAGAGAGCTCTTCGAAAAACGTATTACCGATGAAATCCCCAATACATACATCAACGGCGGCGGAGCCCCCAGAGTATGCGGTGTTTCAAACATAGCCTTCCGCCATATCGAAGGTGAGGCACTGATGATCTACGCAAGCGAGGTATGCTGCTCCACTGGAAGCGCATGCACCTCCGACAGCGTGGACGCTTCCCATGTGCTCTACGCCATGGATATAGACCCCGTAGACACCCACGGAAGCCTCCGATTCAGCTTCGGACGCTTCACAACCGAGGATGAGATAAACAGGGCATGCGACATACTCAGAGACAGCGCAGCGAAGCTGAGGGCTATGTCCCCCCTCGCCTGACAAGAGATCAATGACAAAAGAACATATAGAAGACCCTAAGGCCCGGCGCAGGATATACGCCGGGCTTGTTTCGTTTTACTTCCTCCACTTCGCAACGCTGGGCACGATGTTCCCCTATGCGGGCTACTTCTTCCGCTCACGTGAGCTTACAGGTACGGAGATTGGTCTATATCTGTCCATCTTCCCACTGATCCGTTTCCTGTTCACATCCAAATGGACGGATCTGTACACGGCATCCAACCACAAGCAGGCCTTCTTCATGGGCTCGGTACTCCTCTCCGCTGTTGCCATTATACCCCTCAAATTCGTGATGAGCCCTGTGCTCACAGCGCTCTGCCTGGCCTTTTTTGCCATAAACAGGGTCGGAGTTGTGCCCGTTGTGGACAACATAAGCATGACCTACAGCGAGGTTACCGGAACACCCTACGGAAAGATGCGTCTTTACGGCTCCATCGGTTTCATCTTCTCCGCTGTACTGACGGGCAAAGCATTAGACATCTACGGCGCAGATGCCTTCATCTTTGTCTTCGCAGGACTCGGGATACTCTCATCCATAACAGTTCCCATGCTGAGCCTGCAGGTATGGTCCGTCACCTCCAGAACAAGGGTGCGCCTCGATCCAGACAACAATATCCGTTTGCTCCTCTTCGTTCTTGTGGCGTACATGCTCACATTCTCCTTCCACAGCAACTTTTTCAACGTTCTGATGGATGAGGCGGGCTACCCACAGGCCTATGGCGGCTATATGTGGGGAGTTGGAGTAACCTTCGAGGTGGTGGCGCTCTATTTCTCCGGCTGGCTCACTAAGAAATACAGCGCAAGGGATATAATCGCATTCTCCATACTTATGGCCGCTCTGCGTTTCGGGATAATAGCATATACACAGGACCTCTACCTGCTCTACTTCGCAAACAGCCTCCACGCCTTCACCTTCGGAACATTCCACCTCGGCGTCCTCACATACCTGCGCAGGGTACTCCCCCGGGAGAAACAGCTCAGGGCGCAATCCCTATACGTAAGCTACGGCTTTGGACTCGGCGTTGTTCTCGGCTCCCTCATCTCTGGCGGAATCTTCGACATCGCCGGAAGCTCAGGAGTGTTCGCAGCAGCCTCCGTAATAGCCCTCATATCCGCCTTCAGCGTTATGTACTGCAGGCGTGATGAGCCCTTGCCAAGCTCATAAAAAAGGCTATAATTCTCTTATGAAGAAGCAGAACGAACTTCTCAAGGAACTCGAAGAGGCGGCAGGGAAGCTTAATATACGCCTTAGATACGAAAAAACCAAAGCAAGGGGCGGTCTATGCCGTATAAACGATGAAACAGTAATTATCATAGACCGCAACGCATCACCCATCTACAAAACGCAGGTTATAGCCGAATGCCTGAGAGGCTTCGATCTGGACGATGTTTTCCTCAGCCCGAGAGCACGAGAAGCCATAGAAACAGCCGATTAATGCCATGCACCCCTCCATCGAAGAGATATACGAGGCACTGAGATCCGCCTATAAGGATCTTGAAAAACCATCCATAACGCAGATATCCGAAGACAACGAAGGTGACCCCTACCGTGTCCTCATAAGTACAGTGATCTCACTCCGCACCAAGGACGAGGTCACCGTAACAGCCTCCCGAAAACTGTTCGAGCACGCAGATTCACCCGAATCGATGCTGAAACTCAGCGAGGAAGATATAGCAGAGCTGATTTATCCCGCCGGTTTCTACCGTAACAAATCAAAATCCATCAGGGAGATCTCCCAAAGACTCATTGAAGACTACGGCGGTGAGGTGCCCGATTCCATAGATGAACTGGTTAAGCTCAAGGGCGTTGGAAGGAAGACGGCAAACCTTGTCCTTGTGGAGGGCTTCAGGATACCCGCTGTATGCGTGGATACCCACGTTCACCGAATCTTCAACCGCCTCGGCTACGTAAGCACCAAAAATCCCGACCAAACCGAAACCGCACTAAGAGAGAAACTACCAAAGGAATACTGGATAGATGTGAACGAGATGATGGTCACCTACGGTAAATATATATGCAAACCGGTATCACCACTCTGTTCATCTTGTAAACTGGAAAAGAGCTGTGCTAAAATCGGCGTTACACGGTGGAGGTAGTTAATTGGGCCATAAAATAGACGAAAAAGACCGCATGATCATAAATATACTCCGGAAAAACGCCCGTATATCCTATGCGGATATAGCGAAAAAGATGGGTATGAAATCACCCTCAGTTATCGAACGCATAAAACGTCTTGAGAACGAAGGGATTATCTCCGACTACAACATATCCGTAGACTACAAAGCCCTCGGGTACGACATTCTCGCCTTTATAGGCGTATATATCGACAACGCCGAACACATCGAAGAATTCGAAAACACACTCAACACCCAGCTCGAAGAGGTGGTGGGATGCCATCACGTCACAGGTGAGTACACCATGATCCTCAAGGTGGCCACAAAGAACACCGAAACCCTCAGCGACATGATCAAAAAGCTAAGGGATATGCCGGGTGTTACCAAGACAAACACGATGATAGTTTTCTCCACCATAGTCGAAAGGTCGCGTCCGGTTTGACGAAAGTAAGTACAGTCATACCCGTATACAACCGCCCCCTCCACATTCGTGATGCCGTTGAGACAGTTCTCGCCCAGCATTACAAAGATAACGAGATAATCGTTGTGGATGATGCCTCCGATGCAGGTGTATACCGCTCCCTCAAGCCCTATCTCCCCCTCCTGCGCT encodes:
- a CDS encoding endonuclease III domain-containing protein, which encodes MHPSIEEIYEALRSAYKDLEKPSITQISEDNEGDPYRVLISTVISLRTKDEVTVTASRKLFEHADSPESMLKLSEEDIAELIYPAGFYRNKSKSIREISQRLIEDYGGEVPDSIDELVKLKGVGRKTANLVLVEGFRIPAVCVDTHVHRIFNRLGYVSTKNPDQTETALREKLPKEYWIDVNEMMVTYGKYICKPVSPLCSSCKLEKSCAKIGVTRWR
- a CDS encoding cysteine desulfurase family protein, giving the protein MAIYLDYSATTPTDRRVFDAMAPYFCEKFANPSSIHEMGRAIREDVEKARKTVADFINCEAHEIVFTASGTASDNLAIKGMAEAKKGEGKHIITSSIEHKAVLETAKNLEKSGFEVTLLPVNREGVVSVEDFKNALREDTILVSVMMVNNEVGTIQPVQEIAEICREKGIIMHTDAVQALGKLPIDVGELGVHMLTFSGHKFNAPKGIGVLYIEENLKDEIIPIVCGGSQEYGLRAGTENVPNIVGIAKACEILKSEMKEEVERVQKLRELFEKRITDEIPNTYINGGGAPRVCGVSNIAFRHIEGEALMIYASEVCCSTGSACTSDSVDASHVLYAMDIDPVDTHGSLRFSFGRFTTEDEINRACDILRDSAAKLRAMSPLA
- a CDS encoding Lrp/AsnC family transcriptional regulator translates to MGHKIDEKDRMIINILRKNARISYADIAKKMGMKSPSVIERIKRLENEGIISDYNISVDYKALGYDILAFIGVYIDNAEHIEEFENTLNTQLEEVVGCHHVTGEYTMILKVATKNTETLSDMIKKLRDMPGVTKTNTMIVFSTIVERSRPV
- a CDS encoding DUF362 domain-containing protein, translating into MAHTINDACTNCGVCEDECPVGAISEADDARVIDADTCTDCGACVDVCPVDAIEGP
- a CDS encoding RrF2 family transcriptional regulator, coding for MKITTKSRYAIRAIYSLVMLGGDTEPVALTQIAEHETISRKYLEQIFIQLKKGNIVTGSRGAGGGYVLAQDAKDITCKDIVIAMDGPINPVDCTDSENCDKYSTCAINWFWMGLKKNVDNYLESITIDDLKKQSVGGNYGDLPRL
- a CDS encoding MFS transporter, with the translated sequence MTKEHIEDPKARRRIYAGLVSFYFLHFATLGTMFPYAGYFFRSRELTGTEIGLYLSIFPLIRFLFTSKWTDLYTASNHKQAFFMGSVLLSAVAIIPLKFVMSPVLTALCLAFFAINRVGVVPVVDNISMTYSEVTGTPYGKMRLYGSIGFIFSAVLTGKALDIYGADAFIFVFAGLGILSSITVPMLSLQVWSVTSRTRVRLDPDNNIRLLLFVLVAYMLTFSFHSNFFNVLMDEAGYPQAYGGYMWGVGVTFEVVALYFSGWLTKKYSARDIIAFSILMAALRFGIIAYTQDLYLLYFANSLHAFTFGTFHLGVLTYLRRVLPREKQLRAQSLYVSYGFGLGVVLGSLISGGIFDIAGSSGVFAAASVIALISAFSVMYCRRDEPLPSS
- the cysE gene encoding serine O-acetyltransferase, with product MGLIKTIKEELDTIFQRDPAARSIPEVIFCYPGFHAILFYRLGHWFWVRKLYFLGRFTSHLGRFFTGIEIHPGATIGKRFFIDHGMGVVVGETAEVGDDVTLYQGVTLGGVSLKKEKRHPTIGDNVTVGAGSKVLGPFTVGENAKIGSNSVVVKEVPPNTTVVGIPGRAVGQKKDAVQEALDHDNLPDPVAKAISCVVDRVVELEKEINVLRDRLKDYEDND